One Candidatus Woesearchaeota archaeon DNA window includes the following coding sequences:
- a CDS encoding succinate dehydrogenase/fumarate reductase iron-sulfur subunit: MKITIIRGKEQQTFTVKKTKGDTYLDVFDKIKEQDPTFTYRKNCRSGICGTCGCTVNGKATLACITLAQNNAVIGPRKGRVIRDLVVDEKKYFDELKTIKPFIIKNEEKDHVMMPSIVDRINHSQDCVLCAVCDDNSKDTPVKPSLIVKAWQYFVDTREAEKHEHITAIHEGLLKLTPRQIKSMETCPLHIPIASKAKELKRLLE; the protein is encoded by the coding sequence ATGAAAATTACCATCATTAGAGGAAAAGAGCAACAAACATTCACTGTGAAAAAGACCAAGGGAGATACCTATCTTGACGTCTTTGACAAAATAAAAGAACAAGACCCTACTTTCACCTATCGCAAAAATTGCAGGTCAGGTATTTGTGGAACTTGCGGGTGTACAGTGAATGGAAAAGCAACACTTGCTTGTATCACACTTGCACAAAACAATGCAGTTATCGGACCAAGAAAAGGCAGAGTGATTCGAGATCTTGTTGTTGATGAGAAGAAATACTTTGATGAGCTCAAAACGATAAAACCGTTTATCATAAAAAATGAGGAAAAAGATCATGTTATGATGCCAAGCATCGTGGATCGTATTAACCATTCTCAAGATTGTGTGCTCTGCGCAGTATGTGATGATAATAGTAAAGATACTCCTGTTAAACCATCTCTTATTGTTAAAGCGTGGCAATACTTTGTTGATACCAGAGAAGCAGAAAAGCACGAACATATTACTGCTATTCATGAAGGGTTGCTTAAACTTACTCCTAGGCAAATAAAGTCTATGGAAACCTGTCCCTTACACATACCTATTGCAAGCAAAGCAAAAGAATTGAAGCGCTTGCTTGAGTAG
- a CDS encoding FAD-binding protein produces MIYDCIILGAGLAGLQTALTIPKKYSVAVLSKVYPTRSHSCAAQGGINAALHPEDSWKNHMYDTVYGSDYLGDQDAIEILCKEAPKVVLDMEEKGVLFSRTPQGFIAQRAFGGQHFNRTCYAQDRTGHMLLHTTYGEALKKNITIFEEWYVIRLVRGKSTHALIAYNMQEGTLHTLRARAVVLATGGYGRAFQVTTNGYTNTGDGLALVANEGLPLKDLEMVQFHPTGIYGRGVLVSEASRGEGGYLINRKGERFMKRYAPQAMELASRDVVARAIATELKEGRGCGRKKDHVLLDLRHLGATKIEKRLPQVRGLVKQFLGIDCAKEPIPITPTAHYSMGGIPTTVDCEVLDHKNKAKGLFAVGEVACVSVHGANRLGGNSLLETIVFGRRCGKQVAQYLKNTPKGRTNDVSKEVDEVKQQIRTLMNRKKGRSPKEIRKEVQEIMNTHCGVYRDEKSLKKGLEKLKKIKKEKIRVGDKQLLFNTELITAFETSNIITFCELLLNAALARRESRGAHARTDYPERNDEEYLKHTLVSSTPKGVRVEWSPVTITKFKPQLRHY; encoded by the coding sequence ATGATTTATGATTGCATCATTCTAGGAGCAGGGCTTGCAGGTTTGCAAACAGCGCTTACCATTCCAAAGAAATATTCTGTTGCTGTGCTCTCAAAAGTGTACCCGACAAGATCGCACAGTTGTGCTGCTCAAGGAGGTATTAACGCTGCACTTCACCCAGAGGATAGTTGGAAAAACCACATGTATGATACCGTGTATGGATCTGATTACCTCGGAGATCAAGATGCAATTGAAATCCTTTGTAAAGAAGCACCAAAAGTTGTTCTTGACATGGAAGAAAAAGGCGTTCTTTTTTCAAGAACTCCTCAAGGTTTTATTGCGCAACGAGCATTTGGTGGTCAACACTTTAACCGGACGTGTTACGCGCAAGATCGCACAGGTCACATGCTCTTACACACAACGTATGGAGAAGCGCTCAAAAAGAACATCACTATTTTTGAAGAGTGGTATGTCATCAGACTTGTAAGAGGTAAATCAACTCATGCACTAATCGCATATAACATGCAAGAAGGAACCTTGCACACTCTTCGGGCACGAGCAGTTGTACTCGCAACAGGAGGATACGGTCGCGCATTTCAAGTAACAACAAACGGGTATACCAACACAGGTGATGGTCTCGCACTTGTTGCAAATGAAGGCCTACCCCTTAAGGATTTGGAAATGGTGCAATTTCACCCAACAGGCATCTATGGCAGAGGAGTTCTTGTATCTGAAGCTTCAAGAGGCGAGGGAGGATACTTAATTAATAGAAAAGGAGAGAGATTTATGAAACGCTATGCTCCACAAGCAATGGAGCTTGCAAGCAGAGACGTTGTTGCACGTGCAATTGCAACAGAGCTTAAAGAAGGCAGGGGCTGTGGCAGAAAAAAAGATCACGTTCTTCTTGATCTGAGGCATTTAGGCGCAACGAAAATTGAAAAACGACTGCCTCAAGTACGCGGTCTTGTTAAACAATTTTTAGGTATTGATTGTGCAAAAGAACCAATCCCCATCACACCTACCGCACATTATTCGATGGGAGGTATTCCTACTACTGTTGATTGTGAAGTGCTAGATCATAAGAACAAGGCAAAAGGACTCTTCGCAGTAGGAGAGGTTGCCTGTGTTTCAGTTCATGGAGCAAATCGTCTTGGTGGAAATTCTTTGCTTGAAACTATTGTTTTTGGAAGACGTTGTGGAAAACAAGTCGCGCAGTATCTCAAAAACACACCAAAAGGAAGAACCAATGATGTTTCAAAAGAAGTAGATGAAGTAAAACAACAGATCCGAACCCTTATGAACAGAAAAAAAGGAAGATCACCAAAAGAAATTCGAAAAGAGGTTCAAGAAATTATGAATACGCATTGTGGAGTGTATCGCGATGAGAAATCACTTAAAAAAGGTCTTGAAAAACTCAAAAAAATCAAAAAAGAAAAAATACGAGTTGGTGACAAACAACTCTTGTTTAACACAGAACTTATCACCGCATTTGAAACCAGCAACATCATTACGTTTTGTGAATTACTTCTTAACGCAGCACTTGCACGACGAGAATCAAGAGGTGCGCATGCAAGAACAGATTATCCGGAGCGCAACGATGAAGAATATCTTAAACACACACTTGTAAGTAGCACTCCTAAAGGAGTGCGAGTTGAGTGGAGTCCTGTAACTATAACAAAGTTCAAACCCCAACTGAGGCATTATTAG